From one Plasmodium knowlesi strain H genome assembly, chromosome: 11 genomic stretch:
- a CDS encoding ornithine aminotransferase, putative, translated as MDFVKELKSSQDYMNNELTYGAHNYDPIPVVLKRGSGVFVYDIEDRRYYDFLSAYSSVNQGHCHPNILNAMINQAKKLTICSRAFFSDSLGVCERYLTTLFGYDKVLMMNTGAEANETAYKMCRKWGYEVKKIPENQARIIVCNNNFSGRTLGCVSASTDKKCKNNFGPFVPNFQKVPYDDLEALEVELQDPNVCAFVVEPIQGEAGVILPSDGYFKGVERLCKKYNVLFVADEVQTGLGRTGKLLCTHHYDVKPDVILLGKALSGGHYPISAILANNDVMLVLKPGEHGSTYGGNPLAAAICVESLNVLINEKLSENAERLGGPFLEALKRELKDSRIVREVRGRGLLCAIEFKNDLINVWDICLKFKENGLITRSVHDKTVRLTPPLCITKEQLDECLEIISKTVKYFDDRL; from the coding sequence ATGGACTTCGTAAAAGAACTCAAGAGCAGCCAAGACTACATGAACAACGAGTTGACCTATGGAGCACACAACTATGACCCAATCCCCGTTGTCCTCAAGAGAGGAAGTGGCGTTTTTGTATATGATATCGAGGATAGGAGGTACTATGACTTCTTGTCGGCATACTCATCCGTAAACCAAGGCCACTGCCACCCCAATATCCTTAATGCAATGATAAATCAAgccaaaaaattaacaatatGCAGTAGAGCATTTTTTAGTGATTCCCTCGGTGTGTGCGAAAGGTACTTGACAACCTTATTTGGCTACGACAAAGTCTTAATGATGAACACAGGAGCAGAGGCCAACGAAACAGCATATAAAATGTGCAGAAAATGGGGAtatgaagtgaaaaaaattcccgAAAATCAAGCGAGAATAATTGTGTGTAATAATAACTTTTCTGGAAGAACATTAGGATGTGTGTCAGCTTCTACTGATaagaaatgtaaaaacaATTTTGGTCCCTTCGTTCCAAACTTCCAAAAAGTTCCCTATGATGATTTGGAAGCATTAGAAGTCGAACTACAGGACCCaaatgtgtgtgcatttgtTGTTGAGCCAATCCAAGGAGAAGCTGGAGTTATCCTTCCATCCGATGGCTACTTCAAAGGAGTGGAAAGattgtgcaaaaaatataatgtcCTCTTTGTAGCCGATGAGGTACAAACAGGATTAGGAAGAACGGGAAAATTGTTATGTACTCATCATTATGATGTGAAGCCTGATGTGATTCTTCTTGGTAAGGCCCTTTCAGGAGGTCATTACCCCATTTCAGCTATTTTGGCTAACAATGATGTTATGTTGGTGTTGAAGCCAGGTGAGCATGGATCTACCTACGGAGGTAACCCCCTTGCTGCGGCTATTTGTGTAGAATCGCTCAACGTTTTAATTAATGAGAAGCTTAGCGAAAATGCAGAAAGGTTAGGTGGACCATTCTTAGAGGCATTAAAGAGAGAACTGAAAGATAGCAGAATCGTTCGTGAGGTTAGAGGACGAGGTTTACTCTGTGCTATTGAATTCAAGAATGACCTCATCAACGTCTGGGACATCTGCTTGaaatttaaggaaaatgGACTCATCACTAGATCTGTGCATGACAAGACCGTTCGATTGACACCACCACTTTGCATCACCAAGGAACAGCTCGATGAATGTTTGGAAATTATTTCCAAGACCGTTAAATATTTTGACGATAGGTTGTAG
- a CDS encoding T-complex protein 1 subunit zeta, putative, producing MSIHLLNKKADSLRSTNVLLTNINASKGMYEIIKSNLGPKGSYKMLVSASGAIKITKDGNVLLNEMMIQHPTASMLSRICSSIDETLGDGSTSNLIVATSLIYLSEKYILYESIHPRIITQGFDQAKEILLNVLDKMKIPINIKEKFDKELLYNVAKTCIRTKLPIPLADKLADDLVESIKIIYNPEKQIDLHMIEIMDIKKNMSINTKLVRGMVLDHGCRHPNMPNKLTKCFTLVLNVSLEYEKSEVFSSFVYSNAEDRDKLVESERKFTDDKVKKIIELKKSIIEKKFKETNEVYNFAVFNQKGIDPVSLDLLAKENIMALRRIKRRNLERIVLCCGGNACNNVYDLTEEDVGFAGLVYEICINDEKYTFIEEVVNPKSCTLYIQAPNDYTIKQIKDAIRDGLRSIKNAIEDQCVISGAGSFEITAYCKLKEEEKKMRGKQKFSFDVYANSLLNIPKILLENSGLDIHEKLFNVIDKYMADQSEPLGLDLDTGEPIIAHLKGIYDNYSVKKQIISIATAISQQILLVDEIIRAGKSMGEEK from the exons ATGTCGATCCATCTACTGAACAAGAAGGCGGACAGCCTGCGCTCCACCAACGTTCTCCTGACAAACATAAACGCCAGCAAAGGGATGTACGAAATAATAAAGAGCAACCTCGGTCCCAAAGGGAGCTACAAAATGCTTGTGAGTGCCTCAGGCGCTATAAAAATTACCAAGGATGGTAATGTACTGCTTAACGAAATGATGATTCAGCACCCAACGGCGAGCATGCTCAGTCGAATATGTTCATCCATAGATGAAACTCTAGGAGATGGTTCCACTAGCAACCTCATCGTAGCTACttctttaatatatttatcaGAAAAGTACATTCTGTATGAGAGTATCCATCCACGCATTATTACACAGGGCTTCGACCAAGCCAAAGAGATTCTTCTAAATGTACtggataaaatgaaaatacccataaacataaaagaaaaatttgacAAGGAGCTACTTTATAACGTTGCAAAGACATGCATTCGAACCAAGTTACCTATTCCACTCGCAGATAAGTTGGCAGATGATTTAGTGGAAagcataaaaattatttacaatCCAGAGAAACAGATAGATCTCCACATGATTGAAATAATGgatataaagaagaatatgaGTATTAACACAAAGTTAGTTAGAGGTATGGTTCTGGACCATGGATGTAGGCACCCTAACATGCCAAACAAACTGACAAAGTGCTTCACGCTAGTGTTGAATGTTAGTTTGGAGTATGAGAAGAGTgaagttttttcttccttcgtcTATTCCAATGCGGAGGATAGAGATAAGTTAGTTGAGTCGGAAAGGAAGTTCACAGACGATaaggtgaagaaaattattgagctaaaaaaaagtattatagaaaagaaatttaaagaaaCTAACGAAGTGTATAATTTTGCCGTATTCAatcaaaaaggaatagaTCCTGTCAGTTTGGACTTACTAGCCAAGGAAAATATCATGGCCTTAAGAcgaattaaaagaagaaacctAGAACGCATTGTACTCTGCTGTGGTGGAAATGCTTGCAACAATGTGTATGATTTGACGGAGGAAGATGTAGGATTTGCAGGACTCGTCTATGAAATATGTATTAATGATGAGAAGTATACCTTCATTGAAGAGGTCGTCAACCCTAAAAGCTGCACCCTATATATTCAAGCTCCAAACGACTACACcattaaacaaattaaagaTGCCATTCGAGATGGATTGAGGAGCATAAAGAATGCTATCGAAGATCAATGTGTTATTTCTGGTGCGGGTTCATTTGAAATTACAGCCTACTGTAAActaaaagaggaagagaaaaaaatgcgagGCAAACAAAAGTTCTCTTTCGATGTTTATGCAAATAGCTTGCTTAACATTCCCAAGATTCTCCTAGAAAATAGTGGACTCGATATTCACGAAAAGTTATTCAATGTTATAGACAAATATATGGCTGACCAGTCGGAACCTCTCGGTCTCGATTTGGATACTGGAGAGCCCATCATCGCCCATTTGAAAG GCATATACGACAACTACTCTGTGAAGAAGCAAATCATCTCCATCGCTACGGCCATCTCTCAGCAGATCCTGCTCGTCGACGAGATTATACGGGCAGGCAAGTCGATGGGCGAGGAGAAGTAG